GCCCTCGGGCAGTCCTCGATTCAATTTGTCCGCATTTCAATTTCCTTTCATTTTACGCTTGAATCTGCCGCATCCAGGAAAATTGCTCCATCAAAGCTCAAACGCAAACAGGCTCACATATGCCCGAGCCCCCACTTCCTCCTTCGATTTGCCTAAGAACATTTTGTGATCtaaaatacacattttttTGGCGGCCATTCCGCAATCCGGAGTTCATTGTACTTGGCTGGACTTGACAAATGAGCATCGCCTCCGGAGTTAGTTATGATAAATTATTGCCAGCTATTTGAGTGTGAGCCAAGTCCTTCGCCAAGCCAAATATTTTCGTCATTTATTTTTGTAGATTTATGCAAGCAAACAATCAGAAATCTGCAAGATGGCCTAATCTTAATTTGGTTGGGAAGAGTTCTGGGGGACTATTGATTAAAAATTAGTTTTAGTTGGCTGAGATGTTGCTTAAATCAGATAGGGAATAATTTGTGGTAGAGGGATAAGAACAAGTATTTCAAAAATGGTCCGAAACATATATTCATACTTAAAACCTCCCTTTCATTCACATTTCATTAATCAAACTCAACTCTTTTCATTCCGGCTTTTCCCATGTATTCATCTACATTAACATTTCAGCTTGGCATTTAAGCATTTCGTTTTTTAGCCCTTTTCCCCTGACTtggctatttttaaaatgagaTTTTGGCGAAACAAATTGCATCTACTTGGGCTGGCGGGAAAAAATCCCAGTAATTAGACAAGTAATTAGTGTGGATTTTTCAAACGAGCTGCAAAGAACAGGCACGAGCAAATAGACCGCCGGAATGGCGAAGATAAATTCGCTTAGCGCAGTTACTTAACCAAAAGTGTCTAGGAAAAATGTAGCCAACATGTGTTGCCCCGCAcgttttttacaaaaaatacaaaaaactgGAAAAGGAATATTCTTGCCATAGTACTCGACACCTCTGCACCTTTCGTGGGGCACACATAATGCTAAAATATTATACCgatattatgcaaatttttattgttttccaGACGAACCAGACGCGGCGGAAAAGCcaaaggacgcaggacgaaggCTCATGGCTAAAGGGATTTGGTGCGTGATGAAATTAGGATAATTTAATAGATTACGCCCGGCGTTGATTTTTCATGGCACTCACTCGGTTTTTCGGGCTGCGGGATGATGGCACATCATGCATTATACATAATACATAACACATAATACCTGCTATGTGCCGTCTGCGCGTATTGATTGCATTTACCTTCAGCCTGGGCATTGTTGTCTGGCTTTCGGGCCCAAGATCCCCGCTTGGGGATTTTCCCTTAATGTGCCACCCCCGGGTTACTTTGGATTTTCGGGTATTCGTTTTCCGATTTTCCCCAtgatttttttaacttttccGTCTCGGATTTTCGCCTTCATTTTGTGGCTTTTGGCAGGCAACTCACGTAGTTTTCAGTCGCATTTCGTCACCTGAACAAAAGCCTCAATGACTGCAGCTCAGATTTTCTTTCCCGGCGAGGGGAAGGAAAGTCCTTCAAGTAGCCATTTACGTGCTGGTCGAGTAATGCTTGTTAAATTGTTATTCTATGCTAAGTACATCCAATTGTTCATACTTCGAAGTGGGAGGTTTTTGGGGGTTACTTTTTATTGGCTTAGAAAACTGGGAGATGCATAGAGGGATAATCATATACATCCTGCCTATTTgtgatttctttttttataGCTAGAAAAAAGTTGATAAGTTTTTATATAAGTGCTTTGATGAATCcataaatgcattttttgcAGGCCAAccaattaatatattttattatttactcAATAGCCAAACCGCCATCAGTTCAATCAGTTGCATAAGTAAGCAAATCCGCATTAAATgctttacatttatttatagccTTTCTCAGCACCTACTAGTATTGTCTTTTTCCaatagttattttttaatcTGCCTTACCTGTTGACTTTTTGTCCATTTCGAGCTTTTGGCCCGTGTTTGCCTTTTTTGCACATTTCATTTTCAGTTGGCAGTAAATTGCTGGCATTTCATTTTCGTCCTCGTTGTTGTTACTGTAGCTGTTTGTTAATATTGTGCCTAGTGCGGCCCGATATAAAGTCAATTTATGCAATATAATGAACTGTAAACCGGTAAACTGTCATCACTGTCTCTGCCGTCCTTACATATTGCCATTTAAACGTGGCCAACAGAGGAGGATGGCCATCAAGGGTCTGCGGGCTGCGGGGATTCCCACATGCCggcatttttgtatttattgatttaataTCGGGCTGCTGGTTGCCTGCGGCCAATTTAATCATCATTTGTaggaaataattaaaatttacaatgcagACAGGGGCGGACTCGGAGTGCAGGACCCCGGACCCGATCTCCTGTTTGCTATATTTTAATAACCAGGAAAAACAGAGGAGCCAAGAACGCAGGCAGGCGAACAACTCAATGATATTGGGTGGATTGTTGAGTCTTTGGGTACAGTGATCACTAACTAAGAAATTCACACCGATAAATGAACATAAATACACACATATGATAGATACTTTGCTAAGCTCTCCCCACTTCCTTTAATTTCTTCCTGCCTTCATTAACTTCCCGCTAATTTCGTGGAACGGCAGTTGTTGGGCTTTGGATTTGGCCACTTTAACTTGAATTATTCTTTTAGATTTTCACACTTGCTGCCGCCCATAAATATTGCATGTTGGGAATGGAACGGCAGGAGTAAGACAGTTTTCCCCCattgtttgttttgccttTATGGCGCATTCAAATATCTAAATACACACTGTTTCTGGTAAGTGCCATTTCAAGCTCATTAGTGGCCATAATTAGCCAGCGCAGTTTATGGCCCACGGACACTGCGCGAAATGCAGACACATCGAGGCACAGACGAAACTACTTACAGTGCGCACTAAAAATACCCGCCATGTGGATTTCCCTTCGTTCGGCCAGGTCGATCGCTACATGCGCTCCGCAATAATCCCCACCGTAGCACCTAAATCCAAAAACATTTCCACAAAACGCCATTGTGAAATCAAATCGATTTCTGTTGTGACACTGACACAGTTCAATTTCACACGGCTTACCTGGCCATTATCTTCTCCACAAATGCCCTATGAGTACCACATGTTCCCCATTGTCAAATGTAATCTCCTCTGCGAAAATAAAGGATCTGCGAGGGAAATGCGTGCTAAACTTCGCACACACTCTCGAACCATAAAATGAAAAGGGCATGTGCTCGCACACAATCAGAAAAAATacacaacaataacaaacagACAACCAGCTGAACTGCGAAGATACTTTTCGGCTACCCTCGCAAATTTCGCTTCTCCTCGTATACCCTGAAATAAGGAGTACCTAACTATCAATCAAAGTTTTTGAGGTActtcaattaattaaaaacaattgaatTCACTGATCAAAGAATTGGTTATTCGAATAAGAAACAAATTCTTCAGTACTCCATCCAGTACCCTACTTATGGTTAGGGTATCTGAAAGATGGTcttaaaaatgtatcttttgcTGAAGGTAACTCGGCGAGAAGGGCGAAGATTCTGGGAGGGTCTCGCCAACTTTACGGCCCCGCGTTTTACAAACTGAAACATGTGTTTATTGTCCGACGGTCTTTGCGGGCTCCCAGAGTCTTTTGGCCTCCTGcgaaaaaatggcaaatttttattttcgttgtCAGCGCGGCGACTGCAACACTTCAAGTGACACTCTGACACCCTCGCCTTTCCCCTCTTTTCGGCACTTTTAGTTAGCAAGTGTGCGAAATGCTTTTAGTTTGGACTTTTCCCTTGACTGCcgtttttgttggtttttagCCAGCTTTGTCATTAACAAatggcaaattaaattgcGCTTAAATTTGCCTGTCAAAATGGCAGGGCGAGAAAAAGGTAAAGTTGTTGGCTTAAAATAGAAAGGATGCAGCCAAAGATTTCAATTTAAACATATGAagactttattttatttagcaGTCTGGtaagaaagaaataaataacCTATTAcatttgcaataaaaaatgtttaagtaACAATCTTTGAAGTCGCGAACCTTGAAGCTATTAACTTGGCCGGGACTTAAAGACAAAGCCCTGGAATATCCCTGCTCATTTTCAGCTTGATTGCACCCAACACTGCAGCTGTCCGCAATTAAAAACAGAAGCCGACTTTGTCACTTGAGGTCGTTAATAGGCCTTAAGCTGGTTTAATCTGGGCAGAAGGAAAAGTAAAAGTTGGACGGGAAAGTCCCCCTGTCACTCCTTCTCCAATTGGCTTCGTTTGGATCATTGTTTCTCCTGGGAAAAGTCCTGGCAGTCTCGTCCGTTTTTGCGATTTGATTTAGCATTTTCTGCATCGATTTCAGTCAGTTTCTTTCGGGAGTCTCCGTAGCACACACCCTTGTCAAAATCTTTGTGACAGGCAAAAGTTTGcgcttaaaaataaatcaaaactttTCATTCCAGCTTCATTTTGCCACTTCCCAGTCTGCTTCCCCTGAGATAGATGTGCTGAtaatttctatatatattttttggctCTCGTTTCCCTATTTTTGCATATGTCAACTTTTGTCAATGGGCCAAAAGCGAGTTGCTGGCTAAAAGTTTCTATCAGGCCGAGACGAGGCAAACTTTTTGCATCACTGTGGCCTTTGTTCTTGGCTGGGATTTGATAAGGATTTCGCATGAGTTTGGCCAAGTCTGTGGGTTAAGCTTTGATTGTCGCTTATCAGAGGGCGGCAGACGCGTTCCTTTAATCCAGGgaaacattaaaaattaatattcgGGAATTGACAAGGGGAATCCATTTATTGAGCTGCTTTTTAAATTCAAGATATTCTTTATCTTTAACCTTAAGTATTTTTGCTCTTATATGTCACAATTTGCCAACCAAAATACCGCCTCCATTGAACTCGAATTCATCAATGTCGCCTGACTTTTGGATGTCAGCAAACTCTGCAAAATTGATGGCCTGAAAAAGCTTTTAAGCTGCCAATAGCACATGCAAGAACTCCCAAACTTTCGAACCCTTCGGCATCGTTATTTCAATGTAAACaattcaattgcataaatatGCCAAAAGAGAAACACAATAAACTTTATTGGGTGGTGGGGAAAGGAATAAATTCTAACAATTTGATTCAATCAGAGGCGTAACGATATCGAAGTCTTGAAATCGAAATGCCTTTGTCACCTTTATAagaatggcaatggcaactTGGCCGAAAAGTTATTTAAAGCATTTTCCCTTTTCCCTGCCATTTTCCATCCCGGACTTTTCTTTATTGTTTGCGCTAGAAGAAAAATGCGTTTTTCATGCTAATGTCAAACCTTAATAGACGACTCCCTCCCATTTTTAGCCTCGGAAAATCCTTGTACGGAGGCGTGGCACTCCCACCTTCGCCAAACATGTGTTCAGAGATTTTCCGGTGGCATTTCCATTTTGGGGATAACCCAGAAGTTGGGGGTCATCGTGGCCTGAGTTATTTCACTCCAGAGAGTTTTCGATTCCGCTGGTTTGGGGTTCTCCAGTTTATTGGGAGGGCGTGTTTTGTGTTATGGGCCCTGCAAATGTAAccaatttaaaaacttttcccGTCAGACGTTAAATTGACCTAAATAGTTGAGAGCGGTGAGGTCCTTAAGAAAATTGGTCTTAAATAACGTATACTAATGGCAGGCAGGTGACATTTAAAAGTTGATAGACCTCTGTACCCATTTTCAATCGAATAGTTTCCCGTTTCCTTTGTCAAAACCTGGATATCGCATTCAGAGCGGCGTCCAATTAATTGAGATTTCCATTCAGTGGTGGCCTTGTTTATCCACAACATTGGCCACTGCACAGGCCTCCAATAATGAAAACAGAACATATAACTTGGCTCTGAAGACGTGGCCCTCGTCTAGGCCACAAACAAGTAAATAAACACATTGGGAAAAGACCTCAAACAACTTGGGAGAAATGCAACAGCTGCTCAGCTCGAACAAAGATCGTTTTGAAATGTATTTACCATACATATAAATTGTGACGACGTCTTTTTACGCCGTATTTACTCTGCTCGTTGACGTggcataaaaatatttattaactgACTCGGAACGGAAATGTTGACTTGACCCCGACCAGAGCAGGCAAGGATTTGGACTCCAGCATGTTTGCACTGGCTTTGAGTTCAGTTCGGGAGCAGTTTGGACAGGACAATTGATGGACAAACATATTAGCAGATATATATGTCTATGATATATATGCTGGGTGCTGTACTGCGTGTGTCGAGGCACAGACACTACAGCAACTACATAGTTCAGTTAACTAAAACACACACCCAACTGCACACACACGACAGTTATTTGCTTTTATGGCAGACTGGCCCCTCTCCCCTTCCTGTCTGCTGAAATCTGGACATGCTGTGTACGTCAGTTGGCTGAACAGTTTATCCTGCATATAAACTTCAACAACATATACAACATGCCCCCCAAAATCCATAGACCATGCCCCATCCCCCATCGTATTGGCCTACAACTATTTCCGCTTACTGCTAAACAAATCCCAGCTAGCAAAACATTTCGGTTCGGGAACAATGGACGCacaacgctgcgtatacgcaatattgGCAGTTGGCATATTATTGGAGTTTCGTCATTGAATTGACGGATTGAAGGGGATGGATCCATGGGGTTGAGGTGGTTTTCGGGAGTGGGGCTTTGGCGGTGAGCAAATCACCAGCCAAGTCTTTAACCCAGCTTCATTTAATATGTTGACAAGTTGATAAATTGTTTTGCATGAACATATTCCGCCTTTGGGTGAATCGCTTAATTGGACTGAGAATTGAATGAAATGGCATGGAATCCGAGCTGACAATTGGCTTTTGATAGGTTTTGTTATGGAGTGGGCTTGGGAGATTATAACGATTACCAGATAACAATCAGATATTTTTTAGGGGATTTACAAACACGTAACTATTGAATGGGAAACATGTTTGCCAAgctttaaaataaatcataCAGAATGATTTatgactataaaaaatataaatttaaaattgacaACTGCGTTTCAAGGATGCCTGGGACCTAGCAAACACTTGTTCGATTCTTCTATGGTATTACTTTGAAAGTTGTTGTGGCACACAACTGATTTTGCGGCAAGAGGGTGCAAGtgataaaatataaaaagcgagTGGCAAGTGTGGCGAAAAAAAGATGTCACCAGCTGACGCAGACATTCTTAATATTTGATGTCGAATCACGCGGCGAGGCGGCAGCTGTGACCCCAAAATACCGTGTTTGGGATAGGAGAGCCCGTGACCCATTCCCTCGATCCCAACAAAACGGCAGACATTAACAATTTAATGCATTTGGCgaaataaaatgcataaattcGACATGCTAAATTAAACCTGCAAAATGGACTCCACTCAGAGTGGACTTTGTGGTCCTGCATACGAAATCAGTTGCGTATAGTTGATTATAGTAGTGATGGCGAGGACTGGGCTTGATTTTCATGTGATTTACAAGGGTCCTAAATGAAAAGTAGGGGTTTTCGGCAGATGAGATGCTATTGTAAAATGCCAGAAACAATTTAATGCTTCATTGATAACCGCACATATGCGACCCTGTGACTGACAGCCCAGACTTATCTTGGATTTTctgttcttttcttttctgtaTTTTCCTGCTTTTCACTTTTTGGCCTTCCCCATCCGAAACTTGTCCTCAAACGGAATCGAACGGAATCGAACAGAGGGAAAACGGAAAATATATCGCAACTGTGCGATAAACATATGAAAAATGCACATGCGGTGAGCCAAGTTCAATTCCAGAGGCCAAAAGTTTACGCCACTTAATGGAACTTGACGCAAATTCAATTACAACATGGCTCCTCACACCCGGAAACTTTCTCATGTTAGGACGGCGGAAAAACTTGCAAAGAAATTTGCGGAAAAACGTTGGCAGTCAACTTTCACCCCCAAAAATCCCGCACGAATGGCTctttttttccacttttttggGAATTACTTTTGCTGCAAGatcttaaaattaaatgtgaaCTAGGAATAATATTTCATTATCGGAAGAGCATTTAAGGGTATAGCCCactctttttgtttttaaaatatttagaaatCTTTGTTACCGCCAAAGGTTGTTTTTACAATAAGTAGTGATAGAAATAGTCGAAGGAACTCAATTGGAATCGAAGTTTTTCCCGAGCTGCGGGCTGTGGGCAGAAACACTGCCTTGGCTACACTTTTGCTGCAATTAGCAAATAAAACTTGGCTTATTTCGGTGGGTAAATGAGGCGTGGTTGGGCGGTCGGGCGTCTCGAGAAACTTTTGCAATCACTTTCGTTTGCATTCATTATTGGTGAAGGGAAAAGGATTTGACTGCCAGTTTTCTAGGGGCTTGGGTCAACTTGAAAGTCAGCGAAAGGATGTGGCAGTTCCTTGCTCATTCAGTTGAAaactttttgttttaaccATTGATTTTATCGGTGGAATTTTTGAGAGTGATTTaattaatgttattaaatGGCGGAAAGACGAAAGTTAAACTTAAGTTATTAACTTAAgttaatacaaatttattaGAAAAGTCAATTTATGGTTGTAATTTacagcaattaaaaattttagaaaTGAAAGTTCAAAAAAATGCAGCCTTTTAATAAACAGtccaattttaattaatatctTTTTAAAATTCGAATGGTGAGCGCGAAAACTTTATACGATTTTTAAAGCGCCAAGCATCGGTAAGTTTCGGAACTAGTACACTGTCATGTAGAACGATTTTTTACGTTGACTTTCTACGTGCCGACGTCTACAGCAACAGTTTGCGTTATCTTCCGCCTAGGTGGCGCTTCTATCAGCTTACAACCGGATGAAACATATTTAATAAACTAAAttaaagtatttacacaacaaatattataaaacaataaatatattaagtcACGTAAAAATGGCCAACATCCGCCCACGTGGCAAGCCAATTTTATTGGGTTGACTTGAGCCTCAAGCAACAAAACGAAAATACCCCAAGCTAACCTGATTAAAATGGAATTTGACCGAAGTTTCCTATATATACGTGACCTCTTTTCGATTTAGGGCCAAAGTAAGGCCGCCGAACGATGCAGTCTTCGCAGAAACTCGCACTGGCACTGACCTTAGTGCTGATTTGGTGCCTGACCCAAAGTCTTGTGGAATCCAGAAGATGGCGAAAGTCCGTGCAACTGAATCTGCACAGGGAAACGAACCACACCAAAATACTGAGCAGCTTCCACAACCAGAAGCTTAGACTCAAGGAAAAACTGAGCCCGACCTCCACCGATGTGGCGATATCCTCGATGTCTGTATCTCAGACATCCGTGGCAAAAGACAACCTGTTCAATTCCCACAACACCGAGTACTACGTTACCGCCGGCTTCGGGACTCCCAAGTCGCAGCCAGTCACCCTTCTGGTGGACACCGCCTCATCGAATCTGCTGGTCTACTCCTCGGACTTTGTGAAACAGTCCTGTTTGAACCACGATGGCTACAGTTCCAGTGAGTCGCAAACGTATCAGGCCAATGGATCCCCCTTTCAGATACAGTTCGCATCGCAGGATGTCCTGACGGGAATCCTCTCCACTGACACTTTCACCCTAGGAGATCTGGTCATTAAGAATCAGACCTTTGCCGAAATAAACTCGGCGCCTAGGGTCTTATGCGAACGATCGAATTTCGATGGCGTCATGGGTCTCGCATTCTCCCAAATCGCCGTGAGTGGAGTAAAGACCCCTCTGGACAATATTTTGGAACAGGGACTCATCGACGAACCCATCTTCTCCCTCTACGTCAACCGAAACGCCTCGGATGCCAGTAATGGTGGCGTATTGCTGCTCGGAGGATCGGATCCCACTCTTTACAGAGGCTGCCTGACATACGTGCCCGTTTCCAAAGTGGGTTTTTGGCAGATCACGGTGGGTCAAGTTGAGATTGggtccaagaagctctgctCCAACTGCCAGGCCATTTTCGATATGGGAACCTCCTTGATAATTGTGCCGTGCCCTGCTCTAAAAATCATAAACGAAAAACTGGGCATTAAGGAAACCGATAGAAAGGACGGTGCCTATATCATTGACTGCAACAAGGTGTCTCGTTTGCCCAAGATCGTCTTCAATATTGGATGGAAGGACTTTACTCTCAACCCGTCCGACTACATTCTCAACTACAGTGGAACCTGCGTATCCGGGTTTTCTAGTCTCTCCGACTGCAATGGAACCCAAACAAATGATGATGGAGAAGACTTGAACAACATCTGGGTGTTCGGTGATGTGTTCTTCGGAGCCGTCTTCACATTGTTCGATTTTGGTCTCAAACTAGTTGGCATAGCCCCCAAAGTTTAAGCAAATATGAATCCGCAATGTGTATTTCGACGAATTATTTGTAATAATATCATTAAGATTTTGTTCTTAATTTCTAGTAGATAATATTCATGTTCGGTGATTCTTGATACCTGGATAGGCATTTATATCCACtgtcaaaataaatataatggTTATGGGAACCGGAAACCGTAGCTTTTATGTAAAGGGTGTTAACAAGATATGCGCCGCACTTGATTTGTTTACAACAAACCTAAGTTTATTATCAATTTGGTGCAAAATATGCAATTACTTCCCAGACATTTTCATAGAAAATTGGACGATTTATAGCGAAGTTTATCAGAAATCCCAAAGGCTGAATTTGATTGCTTTTTGTTTCTATATGTTACGCACGACACCAGGCCGTGTAAACAAAGGTCTGAATGGATAAGGACCATCGATCAAGTTTGATATCTTTCTTTGGGACAGTTTTGGACTTATCACCGACCATATATAAGGCGGTGTCTGATGTTTTTTTCTTCAGTCTAGCCCCAGACGATAAAGAGGGCAACAGAATATCTTTTGTTAGAAAAGCTCAGAGTTCTCATCAAATCATAATGCTGAAGTGGCTGGTCCTGTTGACCATCTTGGCGCTGGTCAGTGCTGAGATCCACCGCATCAAGATCCACAAGAACCAGGATCACAAGAACACCCGGCAGCATCGCAAGCAGGCTATCCAGGCCCTGAAGCAGAAGTACCACCAGCAGGACGTAGTCATCATTTACGACGATGGAGTTCCGATTTACGTGCAGCCCGACTACGGATACGATTATCCCAGCCAGCCCTCGGACGACTACACATCCGAGGAGCTGGGCAACTCGATGAACATGTACTACTACGGCCTGATTGGCATTGGCACCCCGGAGCAGTACTTCAAGGTGGTCTTCGACACGGGTTCGGCCAACCTGTGGGTGCCTTCTTCCCAGTGCCTGGCCACGGATGTGGCCTGCCAGCAGCACAAC
This genomic stretch from Drosophila mauritiana strain mau12 chromosome 2L, ASM438214v1, whole genome shotgun sequence harbors:
- the LOC117144211 gene encoding aspartic proteinase oryzasin-1: MQSSQKLALALTLVLIWCLTQSLVESRRWRKSVQLNLHRETNHTKILSSFHNQKLRLKEKLSPTSTDVAISSMSVSQTSVAKDNLFNSHNTEYYVTAGFGTPKSQPVTLLVDTASSNLLVYSSDFVKQSCLNHDGYSSSESQTYQANGSPFQIQFASQDVLTGILSTDTFTLGDLVIKNQTFAEINSAPRVLCERSNFDGVMGLAFSQIAVSGVKTPLDNILEQGLIDEPIFSLYVNRNASDASNGGVLLLGGSDPTLYRGCLTYVPVSKVGFWQITVGQVEIGSKKLCSNCQAIFDMGTSLIIVPCPALKIINEKLGIKETDRKDGAYIIDCNKVSRLPKIVFNIGWKDFTLNPSDYILNYSGTCVSGFSSLSDCNGTQTNDDGEDLNNIWVFGDVFFGAVFTLFDFGLKLVGIAPKV